In Daphnia magna isolate NIES linkage group LG5, ASM2063170v1.1, whole genome shotgun sequence, a single genomic region encodes these proteins:
- the LOC116922505 gene encoding uncharacterized protein LOC116922505 — protein sequence MEWIVSLLLLLGRLISVYSDLLPRTNSSNLCSRIPIQSCLHQFNNPRDIDWNSQTCNVEVANNTHVLRCNNQNWDYDKTCQSHDGCGVQLEVYRHMPSDSLPLYRTAFNLTLSNIPSGKINLRFRETLIGNFSFCINVTTSLTIAQPFESLWYDCVFHSRLFEGHPFQLEFISDNRYGLYLFDIPTEKDIRNGRGFLYVHMHHSPNIVVTFQKTSELHLSTSYLIVVCQWLQDSCHVTLHHLVDLKNASTFSNRFKNLVTVSLGKLSSSGNFSIRIEDPACNSETEYCYQAKSTFFMIEDIQESYILFLPALGILAFVTFCATMGYRNRIKRIVSGLGSHATQRKTILLVHDSATSDCCWIEAVRMFLQNWGGFDVLVDFIEIPQSQHKDPLIWYSEAMETVDAVAVVSPPADALSLLDQRPAIYHHTFDLALELVAMRISRRLKLKQRKVLQHFVVLETSGSSVPDACSSFARFRVPAELPNLISYVVRDSDENNSLKAFLADCLPERCTRSKESAAIDSFHMFYQHVQQSSKSPDGQVRDSSIVDDANHVAEHSALLETTNEDRDRRREQLDREFGSGIASLTTLTTLG from the exons ATGGAGTGGATTGTCTCATTACTTTTGTTGCTTGGACGATTAATAAGTGTCTATAGCGACTTACTTCCTCGAACAAACTCCTCGAATCTCTGTTCACGTATTCCGATACAATCATGTCTTCATCAGTTCAATAACCCTCGCGACATAGATTGGAATTCTCAAACATGTAATGTAGAGGTGGCCAACAATACCCATGTTCTCCGTTGTAATAATCAAAATTGGGATTATGACAAAACCTGCCAATCTCATGATGGATGTGGTGTACAACTTGAAGTGTACAGGCACATGCCTTCTGATTCTCTCCCCTTGTACCGAACAGCATTCAATCTCACCTTGTCCAATATTCCTTctggaaaaatcaacctcAGATTCCGTGAGACCCTGATtggcaatttttctttttgcattaATGTTACAACAAGTCTAACCATTGCACAGCCATTTGAGTCTTTGTGGTATGACTGTGTCTTTCACAGTCGACTATTTGAGGGTCACCCTTTTCAGTTGGAGTTTATCAGTGATAACAGATATGGACTCTATTTGTTTGACATTCCCACAG AAAAGGATATCAGGAATGGCAGAGGCTTTTTGTATGTCCACATGCATCATAGCCCAAATATTGTCGTCACTTTTCAAAAAACATCTGAGCTTCACCTTAGCACCTCCTACTTGATTGTTGTTTGTCAATGGCTCCAAGACAGCTGCCATGTTACTCTACATCATTTGGTGGACTTAAAGAATGCCTCGACATTTTCCAACAG ATTTAAGAACTTGGTTACAGTTTCCTTGGGAAAGTTGTCATCATCTGGCAATTTTAGCATCCGAATTGAGGATCCTGCCTGCAACAGTGAAACTGAATATTGTTACCAAGCAAAATCAACCTTTTTTATGATTGAAG ATATCCAAGAGAGCTACATATTGTTTTTACCCGCCCTTGGAATTCTGGCTTTTGTTACGTTTTGCGCGACAATGGGTTATCGGAACAGAATCAAACGAATCGTCTCAG GACTAGGCAGTCACGCGACACAGCGTAAAACGATCCTCTTGGTGCACGATTCTGCCACAAGCGATTGCTGTTGGATAGAGGCTGTGCGAATGTTTCTGCAAAACTGGGGCGGTTTCGACGTTTTGGTAGATTTCATCGAAATCCCCCAGAGTCAACACAAAGATCCGTTAATCTGGTACTCTGAAGCCATGGAGACTGTAGATGCAGTAGCTGTCGTATCGCCCCCTGCCGACGCCTTATCTTTGTTGGATCAACGGCCAGCCATTTACCATCACACTTTTGATTTGGCGCTAGAATTGGTAGCCATGCGCATCAGTCGACGCTTGAAGCTCAAGCAGCGAAAAGTCCTGCAGCACTTCGTTGTATTGGAAACAAGCGGCAGCTCTGTACCGGATGCGTGTTCATCGTTTGCCCGATTCCGCGTCCCTGCAGAGTTACCCAATCTAATAAGCTACGTCGTTCGGGACAGTGATGAGAACAATAGCCTAAAGGCTTTTTTGGCCGATTGTCTTCCGGAGCGGTGCACACGCAGCAAAGAATCAGCCGCGATAGACTCATTTCATATGTTCTACCAGCATGTGCAACAAAGCAGTAAGTCACCAGATGGGCAGGTTCGTGACTCTTCCATCGTCGACGATGCGAATCACGTCGCCGAACATTCGGCCCTGCTTGAAACGACGAACGAAGATCGTGACCGGAGGCGCGAACAGCTCGATCGTGAATTCGGTTCCGGTATTGCAAGCTTGACTACTTTGACGACTCTCGGTTGA
- the LOC116922504 gene encoding uncharacterized protein LOC116922504: protein MHIAYCDVRLVLFYGFILNGGFVVYGQYSHAIHHVDPSGTSVLVGSLATEMDKLKSAYEKCMEELLQQAGAIQRLQDLVEIQAGTISHLQGTVSQQQRRIEKMEWTLQHATPTNSFVEKPTSVAHGNVPETADISLDHDAAGGDSILRSCGEIRSSRQSPQSGSYWIDPDGHGGDGPVQVFCNMSNGATLISHDTENVVEVKSCITPGCFKRTVNYQNATMKQLIALTRISATCQQQFIYDSCTEESLTRKRTYGPSAVATSWWRNRDGALRYDWPVKSINQSESNFITNRQDLPVTEVDFGPEYGVSGLCSCRFHIGKLICLGRSQDHHASSSKGSHGGEHVTSHRAGSKGEPMTSTRTRNREKYRTPQTGPVSGDYVRQPSSGCVFDLQSSSPQYPPHLIDEDNNIIQPVLQGKSRIISLNVDEQVTVGCLGIRHDKPSATNVLQATGLQVNRASCTANSTLRFDRIELPYSQLGCANQNKEILKEDGVCANGRGVQIRIGWNFGSDFIPLYDTCHDKITTTNYFSTHTIIGRSVDADDKSNTRPSFRQAGYYPGVDVNAAFGQAQQNRTIARVVGSEVLAAKYLNQRKNFFLARGHLAPDGDFIDAGSQDATYYYLNMAPQWQSFNGGNWNVLETTVRQIAITRDLDLTVYTGTFGIMTLTDAKGKQQPLYLTFDKNNNGVIPVPKYYWKLIHDPASGTATAVLGINNPHLDRIVPADILCPDVCNQIPWINWKLTDISKGYMFCCTAEELRKAIPFAPDVVAPLFLKKEMVSLPWLILIAFAFQTNLLLVKSLPQFKAGCTFNLDSSSPSNPPHLIDANNNIILPEMVGSSRVITLNTDDKVAVGCLGTGNYIQTTGMQLAPATCLSTSKLLLVDGRELSYSQLGCLKQNKEILLENGTCANGLGTVIRIGWQAGPEFIPLYDTCHDKVAAANYFSTSFIHGKSAAADDSSNERPSFSQGGYFPGIDVNNAYSQNQQTQTIAGIVGSTSLAGQYVVAGSQIFLSRGHMAPDGDFIDAASQDATYYFLNTAPQWQNFNGANWNVLENALRNLAISRDVKLTIYTGTFDILTLADINGVQQKIYLEFDENNNGLIPVPKYYWKLIHDPSTNTATAVLGINNPHIDQVLPADVICPDVCNQVPWVTWDLTDIYKGYTFCCTSAELFKAINFAPDLGDLPLFV, encoded by the exons ATGCATATCGCGTACTGTGACGTTcgtttagttttattttacgGTTTTATATTAAATGGTGGATTCGTAGTATACGGTCAATATTCACATGCTATTCATCATGTGGACCCCTCGGGGACGTCGGTGTTGGTTGGAAGCTTAGCTACAGAAATg GACAAATTGAAATCTGCGTACGAAAAATGCATGGAAGAACTGCTACAACAGGCCGGGGCGATTCAAAGATTGCAGGATCTCGTTGAAATACAGGCTGGCACGATAAGCCATTTGCAAGGGACCGTCAGTCAACAGCAGCGAAGGATTGAAAAGATGGAATGGACTTTGCAACATGCGACACCAACGAACAGCTTCGTGGAAAAACCCACTTCCGTTGCTCACGGAAATGTACCGGAAACAGCGGATATTTCACTAGATCATGACGCAGCAGGAGGTGATAGCATCCTTAGATCTTGCGGTGAGATTCGATCGTCCCGCCAATCACCGCAAAGCGGAAGCTACTGGATAGATCCGGACGGACATGGCGGTGATGGTCCCGTTCAGGTTTTCTGTAATATGTCAAATG GAGCGACCTTGATATCTCACGACACTGAAAACGTTGTAGAAGTCAAATCCTGTATAACTCCCGGGTGTTTCAAACGAACTGTGAATTACCAGAATGCTACTATGAAACAGCTGATTGCCCTGACGAGAATCTCGGCAACGTGCCAGCAACAATTCATT TACGATTCTTGCACGGAAGAATCGTTGACCAGGAAGCGGACGTACGGCCCTTCAGCAGTTGCTACGTCGTGGTGGAGGAATCGAGACGGTGCTTTGCGATACGATTGGCCGGTTAAATCGATTAACCAAAGCGAGAGCAATTTCATCACCAATCGGCAAGATCTCCCTGTTACCGAAGTTGATTTCGGACCTGAATATGGTGTCTCTGGATTATGTTCCTGCCGGTTCCACATTGGGAAATTAATTTGCCTTGGACGTAGTCAAG ACCATCATGCGTCGAGTTCCAAAGGTTCACATGGAGGTGAACACGTAACATCCCATCGTGCTGGATCTAAG GGAGAACCAATGACAAGCACACGAACACGTAATCGTGAAAAATATAGAACTCCTCAG ACTGGCCCGGTTTCCGGAGATTACGTTCGCCAACCCAGTTCAg GCTGTGTTTTTGACTTGCAGTCGAGTTCGCCACAGTATCCACCGCATTTGATCGACGAGGATAACAACATCATTCAGCCCGTATTGCAAGGCAAATCGCGAATCATTTCGCTGAACGTCGACGAGCAAGTGACGGTCGGTTGCCTGGGCATCCGTCACGACAAACCCTCTGCCACCAACGTTCTCCAGGCGACCGGATTGCAGGTGAACCGGGCATCTTGCACGGCCAATTCGACCCTTCGTTTCGATCGAATCGAACTGCCTTATTCTCAGCTGGGGTGCGCtaatcaaaacaaagaaatcctCAAAGAAGATGGCGTCTGCGCCAATGGGCGGGGCGTTCAAATCCGCATCGGCTGGAATTTCGGCTCGGATTTCATCCCGTTGTACGATACGTGTCACGACAAAATAACGACGACCAACTATTTTTCCACGCATACTATTATCGGGCGGTCGGTCGATGCGGATGATAAATCCAATACGAGGCCTTCCTTCCGCCAAGCTGGATATTATCCAGGTGTGGATGTGAACGCCGCGTTCGGCCAAGCGCAACAGAACAGGACGATCGCTCGTGTGGTCGGATCGGAAGTTCTTGCCGCCAAATATTTGaatcaaaggaaaaatttCTTCTTGGCCAGAGGACATCTAGCGCCGGACGGAGATTTCATTGACGCTGGAAGCCAAGACGCAACATA ttattatttaaatatgGCGCCCCAATGGCAATCGTTCAACGGAGGAAACTGGAA cgtatTAGAAACAACCGTAAGGCAGATCGCCATAACGCGGGATCTTGATTTGACTGTGTACACGGGGACGTTTGGAATCATGACTTTGACCGATGCGAAGGGAAAGCAACAGCCGCTGTACTTAACTTTCGACAAAAATAACAACGGCGTCATCCCCGTGCCCAAGTATTACTGGAAATTAATTCACGATCCTGCTTCCGGAACTGCGACGGCCGTGTTAGGTATCAACAATCCACACCTCGATCGGATTGTGCCCGCCGATATCTTGTGCCCGGATGTGTGCAATCAAATCCCGTGGATCAATTGGAAACTGACCGACATTTCTAAAGGCTACATGTTTTGCTGTACGGCCGAAGAGTTGCGTAAGGCGATCCCTTTCGCTCCCGATGTTGTTGCTCCATTGTTTCT aaaaaaagaaatggtgtcTTTACCGTGGTTGATTCTAATTGCATTCGCTTTTCAAACGAATCTGCTTTTAGTCAAATCGCTGCCCCAGTTTAAAGCAG GATGTACGTTTAATTTGGATTCAAGTTCACCTTCGAATCCACCTCATTTAATCGATGCAAATAACAATATCATTTTGCCGGAGATGGTTGGCTCGTCGCGAGTCATCACGCTCAACACGGACGACAAGGTAGCCGTTGGATGTTTGGGCACCGGCAATTACATCCAAACCACTGGAATGCAATTGGCTCCGGCCACCTGCCTTTCCACCTCCAAACTGCTTCTGGTGGACGGCCGTGAATTGTCCTACTCTCAGCTGGGATGTTTGAAACAGAACAAAGAGATCCTCCTCGAAAATGGCACTTGCGCCAATGGATTGGGCACGGTCATCCGCATCGGATGGCAAGCCGGGCCTGAATTTATTCCTCTTTACGACACGTGTCACGATAAAGTGGCGGCCGCTAATTATTTCTCGACGAGTTTCATTCACGGCAAGTCGGCGGCCGCCGATGATTCGTCCAATGAACGGCCATCGTTCAGCCAAGGTGGCTATTTCCCAGGCATCGATGTGAACAACGCCTACAGCCAAAACCAACAAACTCAGACGATTGCCGGCATTGTGGGATCCACTAGTTTGGCCGGACAATACGTTGTAGCCGGAAGTCAAATTTTCCTGTCCAGGGGTCACATGGCACCAGATGGCGATTTCATCGACGCTGCAAGCCAGGACGCGACTTATTACTTTTTGAATACAGCGCCACAGTGGCAGAATTTCAACGGTGCCAATTGGAA CGTATTAGAGAATGCTTTGCGAAATTTGGCAATCAGCAGGGACGTGAAATTGACGATCTACACGGGAACGTTCGACATTTTGACACTGGCTGATATTAACGGAGTCCAACAGAAAATCTATTTGGAGTTTGATGAGAACAACAACGGCCTCATTCCCGTGCCGAAATATTATTGGAAATTGATTCACGATCCGTCCACGAACACAGCGACGGCCGTGCTGGGTATCAACAATCCGCACATAGATCAAGTTCTACCCGCCGATGTCATCTGCCCCGATGTGTGCAATCAAGTGCCGTGGGTAACCTGGGACTTGACCGACATTTACAAAGGTTACACCTTTTGTTGCACCTCGGCCGAACTGTTTAAAGCCATTAATTTCGCTCCGGACTTGGGCGATCTCCCtcttttcgtttaa
- the LOC116922506 gene encoding glucose-6-phosphate exchanger SLC37A2: protein MILEQVYDVPIGVRLLEKVSCLRNLSDLWKLRWHKFNVLLLTFLSYASYHMARKPTSVVKSVLHQNCTNVAAPPDLNITGIEDSWCSWSPFDGDDADTLLGALDSAFLFSYAFGMYLMGSLGERVNVRYFLSIGMMLSGLFGFLFGLAYWTDIHSLAYFIIVQVLAGLFQSTGWPGCVAAVGNWFGKSKRGLIMGIWRSHHSIGNIAGSLIAGAFVEYSWGLSFAVPAVIIFSLGLLLFVFLVPDPRAVGCPVPNHSAEPKLSPPKIVVQEAGGDSSSLDSTSIKSDGQSDKSIHKNSDADDDKAISFWRAVRIPGVIEYSFSLFFTKLINYTFLYWLPKYLKDSSETLGSQDAAELSTLFDIGGIFGGILAGLLSDLTGMSAFTCAAYFILTIPSLFLYREFGDVSAGLNTFLLFLVGFLANGPYALITTAVSADLGTHPELKGSTRALATVTAIIDGTGSIGAAVGPLIAGALSSLENGWDYVFYALMVASAMGLLLLTRLMINEAKAKFGKKKPPQNEHNLSTNSIKSEH from the exons ATGATTCTAGAACAGGTTTACGATGTGCCTATCGGTGTACGTCTACTTGAGAAAGTCTCTTGCTTACGGAATCTCTCTGATCTGTGGAAACTGCGATG GCACAAGTTCAATGTATTGTTGCTCACCTTTTTGAGCTACGCCAGCTATCATATGGCCCGTAAGCCAACCAGCGTCGTTAAGAGTGTTCTCCACCAGAACTGCACTAACGTAGCCGCCCCGCCTGATTTAAACATAACTGGCATTGAAGACTCGTGGTGCAGCTGGAGTCCATTTG ACGGAGACGATGCTGATACGCTTTTGGGTGCTTTGGATTCTGCTTTCCTCTTTTCCTACGCTTTCGGAATGTACCTTAT GGGTTCACTTGGTGAACGCGTCAATGTCCGCTATTTTCTATCAATCGGCATGATGTTATCTGGATTGTTTGGATTCCTCTTCGGTTTGGCATATTGGACTGATATTCACTCGTTGGCCTACTTCATCATTGTCCAG GTTTTAGCTGGCTTATTTCAATCTACTGGTTGGCCAGGCTGCGTTGCTGCCGTGGGTAACTGGTTCGGCAAAAGCAAACGAG GACTCATTATGGGCATTTGGCGTTCACATCACAGCATTGGTAACATTGCTGGATCTTTGATTGCTGGCGCCTTTGTCGAGTACTCGTGGGGCCTTTCGTTCGCTGTTCCTGCTGTAATCATTTTCAGTCTTGGACTTCTTCTCTTCGTCTTCCTAGTTCCTGATCCGCGAGCTGTCGGATGTCCTGTTCCGAACCACAGTGCCGAGCCC AAATTGAGCCCGCCGAAGATCGTCGTTCAAGAAGCAGGAGGCGATAGCAGCAGCCTCGATTCAACATCAATTAAAAGTGATGGACAAAGTGACAAATCGATTCACAAAAACTCTGACGCTGATGACGATAAAGCCATCAGTTTTTGGCGAGCCGTTCGAATTCCT GGTGTGATAGAATATTCGTTCAGTTTGTTCTTCACAAAGTTGATTAACTACACGTTCCTCTATTGGCTGCCTAAATATCTCAAGGACTCGA GTGAGACGTTGGGTAGTCAGGACGCAGCAGAACTGTCCACTTTGTTTGACATTGGTGGAATATTCGGCGGGATCTTAGCTGGCCTTCTGAGCGATCTGACTGGGATGAGCGCTTTTACTTGCGCTGCTTACTTTATTCTCACCATACCGTCG CTATTTCTCTATCGAGAATTTGGTGACGTCAGCGCCGGATTGAATACCTTTCTGCTCTTCCTGGTGGGTTTCCTTGCCAACGGGCCGTACGCTCTCATCACGACGGCCGTCTCTGCTGATTTGGGTACTCATCCGGAACTGAAAGGATCCACTCGTGCATTGGCTACG GTAACGGCTATCATTGACGGCACAGGCTCAATAG GTGCCGCCGTCGGTCCGCTTATCGCTGGAGCGCTGTCCAGCCTTGAAAATGGATGGGATTATGTTTTCTACGCTCTGATGGTAGCCAGTGCAATGGGACTGTTG CTGCTGACGCGTTTGATGATCAACGAGGCCAAAGCCAAATTTGGGAAGAAGAAGCCTCCGCAAAATGAGCATAACCTTAGCACGAATAGCATAAAATCTGAGCATTAA
- the LOC116922508 gene encoding uncharacterized protein LOC116922508 isoform X1: MPSTRHNPDPCAQFRMLGHPCSSQHPQLLPSVYQAALNHAGPYGHARAISHTPWEAVTFVAVSAIVLVAYIAVLGYLATRALRQVPRGTSGGSLPGGLLDTRIVYNAKTDSCQPPMPAELTDTPDGSFDV, translated from the exons ATGCCTAGCACGCGACACAACCCCGATCCCTGTGCTCAATTCAG GATGCTAGGACACCCGTGCTCCAGCCAACATCCGCAACTGCTGCCGTCCGTTTACCAGGCAGCGCTCAATCACGCCGGTCCTTACGGGCACGCGAGGGCCATTTCGCATACACCCTGGGAGGCTGTCACGTTCGTCGCTGTAAGTGCG ATTGTGTTGGTGGCCTACATAGCCGTACTGGGTTACCTAGCAACGAGGGCGCTGCGTCAGGTTCCTCGCGGAACATCGGGTGGCTCTTTGCCCGGAGGCTTACTGGACACGCGAATTGTTTACAATGCTAAAACAGATTCTTGTCAGCCTCCCATGCCGGCCGAATTAACTGACACACCTGACGGTTCCTTCGACGTCTAA
- the LOC116922508 gene encoding uncharacterized protein LOC116922508 isoform X2 yields MPSTRHNPDPCAQFRMLGHPCSSQHPQLLPSVYQAALNHAGPYGHARAISHTPWEAVTFVAIVLVAYIAVLGYLATRALRQVPRGTSGGSLPGGLLDTRIVYNAKTDSCQPPMPAELTDTPDGSFDV; encoded by the exons ATGCCTAGCACGCGACACAACCCCGATCCCTGTGCTCAATTCAG GATGCTAGGACACCCGTGCTCCAGCCAACATCCGCAACTGCTGCCGTCCGTTTACCAGGCAGCGCTCAATCACGCCGGTCCTTACGGGCACGCGAGGGCCATTTCGCATACACCCTGGGAGGCTGTCACGTTCGTCGCT ATTGTGTTGGTGGCCTACATAGCCGTACTGGGTTACCTAGCAACGAGGGCGCTGCGTCAGGTTCCTCGCGGAACATCGGGTGGCTCTTTGCCCGGAGGCTTACTGGACACGCGAATTGTTTACAATGCTAAAACAGATTCTTGTCAGCCTCCCATGCCGGCCGAATTAACTGACACACCTGACGGTTCCTTCGACGTCTAA